In the Phaseolus vulgaris cultivar G19833 unplaced genomic scaffold, P. vulgaris v2.0 scaffold_428, whole genome shotgun sequence genome, one interval contains:
- the LOC137817639 gene encoding uncharacterized protein encodes MQIFADFVVELSAETTHNAGSDDRWVLSVDGSSNQLGSGAGVILEGPNGVLIEQSLRFAFKASNNQAEYEALIAGILLAKEMGAKALMAKSDSLLITGQVTDEFQAKDPQMAAYLEYVKELRRSFSLFEVVHVPREQNARVDLLAKLASSSKGGRQRTVIQETLKTPRAFAADHQVLQVCKSTEGIARSHRSLTQETLRAPRVRAHPVEEAKTARVCAVYQPDTWITSYQRYIADDVLPVDPTEARKIKKSSNKFTLIDGELYRFGFTHPLLVCVHGEKCARIMTELHEGICRSHIGGRALATRTLRAGYYWPTMREDCKEYAQRCKQCQQHADSHKAPLEELKSIYSPWPFHTWGIDILGPFPLAIRQMNYLVVAIEYFTKWIEAEPVAQITAHKIQNFVWKNIVCRFGVPKCLVLDNGTQFASHLLKKLCEDIGTQQVFASVENPQTNGQVESANWVLLRGLKRRLEKAKGSWAEEVHRIVWAYHTTEQSGTHETPFSLVYGCDAMIPVEIQESSPRFKNFVAEDSNAERRMNLDLLDEVREEARVKAEAVKRRVERKYNSRMKIKAIQRWRPGDEEGPPIRDAEQVVAQVDGTVQSNRSTRKRCLPPRNTGRRGDSSYLERHPSQVLLQLKHFQGGTLFPRRGFFNEAT; translated from the coding sequence ATGCAAATCTTCgccgactttgtggtcgagctgtccGCTGAGACGACGCATAATGCCGGAAGTGATGATCGATGGGTACTCTCagttgatgggtcgtccaaccagctagGTAGTGgggctggagtcattttggaaggacccaacggagTGTTAAtagaacaatctctgaggtttgccttcaaagctagcaataaccaggcagaatatgaagcattGATTGCTGGTATCCTGTTGgcaaaggaaatgggggcgaagGCACTGAtggccaaaagcgactctttgctgaTCACCGGGCAGGTGACCGACGaattccaggccaaggatccacaaatggcggcttacctagaGTATGTAAAAGAGCTAAGACGTTCCTTTTCcttgtttgaagtggtgcatgtacCAAGGGAACAAAATGCCCGAGTTGACTTGcttgccaagctcgccagttcaagCAAGGGGGGCCGGCAGAGGACTGTTATACAAGAAACTCTAAAGACACCTCGGGCGTTCGCAgcagaccaccaggttcttcaaGTTTGCAAGTCAACAGAAGGGATAGCAAGGAGCCATCGATCGTTAACTCAggaaaccttgagagcgccgaGAGTTAGGGCGCACCCAGTGGAGGAAGCGAAGACAGCGCGAGTTTGCGCCGTTTACCAACCAGATACATGGATAACATCATACCAGCGGTACATAGCAGACGACGTCCTCCCAGTAGATCCGACAGAggccagaaagataaagaaaagcTCTAACAAGTTCACCTTGATCGATGGGGAGCTGTATAGGTTCGGATTTACACACCCCCTATTAGTATGTGTGCATGGAGAGAAGTGCGCGAGAATTATGACTGAACTCCACGAGGGAATCTGCAGAAGCCACATCGGAGGGCGAGCCCTGGCAACGAGAACTCTCCGCGCGGGCtattattggccaaccatgagggaagattgtAAGGAATACGCACAgcgttgcaaacaatgccagcaacaCGCCGATTCGCACAAGGCGCCCCTAGAAGAGctaaagtcaatctacagcccctggccatttcatacgtggggaatcgatattctggggccctttccgttggcgatcaggcaaatgaattACTTAGTCGTAGCAATCGAGTATTTCACAAAATGGATTGAAgcggaaccagtagcccagattaCAGCACACAAGATTCAgaatttcgtatggaagaacatcgtgtgtcgctttggtgTACCAAAGTGTTTGGTATTAGATAATGGGACCCAATTCGCAAGTCACTTATTGAAGAAACTGTGCGAGGATATTGGGAcgcaacaggtgtttgcttcgGTGGAGaacccacaaacgaatgggcaagtggagtcggccaattgggttttgctgagaggactgaagaggaggttggagaaagccaaggggtcttgggctgaggaagtcCATCGCATagtatgggcatatcatactaccgaacaatcgggaacccacgaaaccccgtttagcttggtatATGGGTGcgacgcgatgatcccagtcgaaatccaggaaagctcgccaagATTCAAGAACTTTGTAGCAGAAGACTCGAACGCCGAAAGGAGAATGAATTTGGATttgctggacgaagtcagggaggaggcaagggtaaaagccgaagcagtaaaaagaagagtGGAACGTAAGTACAACTCCCGGATGAAAATCAAGGCgattcagagatggcgacctggtgatgaggaaggcccaccaatACGAGATGCAGAGCAAGTTGTCGCCCAAGtagacgggaccgttcagagtaaccgaagcactcggaaACGGTGCTTACCGCCTAGAAacactggaaggaggggcgattcctcgtacttggaacgccacccatctcaagttttattacagttaaaacattttcaagggggcactctttttccccgaagagggttttttaatgaggccacctaa